Proteins found in one Vallitalea guaymasensis genomic segment:
- the ruvA gene encoding Holliday junction branch migration protein RuvA: protein MISYIKGTLEFVGDDFIIIESQSIGYEIKISMSAIQDLPCIGENIKMHTYLYVREDAMLLYGFITRDDLEVFKKLITVNGIGPKGALGVLSTITPDELRFAVIADDVKTISKAPGIGKKTAQKLILELKDKLKLKDYSDSVGAEIEGNSQLALTSNAKNDAIAALVSLGYTSTEAVKAVRTLEITETTTAENIIKGALGKLASF, encoded by the coding sequence TTGATATCGTACATAAAAGGAACATTAGAATTTGTTGGTGATGATTTTATAATTATAGAATCACAGAGTATAGGATATGAAATAAAGATTTCAATGTCTGCAATACAGGATTTACCTTGTATCGGTGAGAATATTAAAATGCATACGTATTTATATGTTCGAGAAGACGCCATGTTATTATATGGTTTCATAACAAGAGATGACTTGGAAGTATTCAAGAAACTGATAACAGTTAATGGTATAGGGCCTAAGGGTGCACTTGGAGTATTATCTACGATTACTCCTGATGAATTAAGATTTGCTGTTATAGCAGATGATGTGAAGACTATATCAAAGGCACCAGGAATAGGCAAGAAAACAGCTCAAAAACTCATATTGGAACTTAAGGATAAATTAAAATTAAAAGATTATAGTGATAGTGTAGGTGCAGAAATAGAAGGTAACAGTCAGTTAGCTTTAACTTCTAATGCTAAAAATGATGCTATAGCCGCTTTGGTAAGCCTTGGTTATACAAGTACTGAAGCAGTAAAAGCAGTAAGAACGCTTGAGATAACAGAAACAACTACAGCAGAGAATATTATCAAAGGTGCATTAGGGAAGTTAGCAAGCTTTTAA
- a CDS encoding FAD-dependent oxidoreductase: MYESDSYWIKSTPSTNYPTLEEDISVDCVVIGGGITGITTGLLLQQQGLKTIIIEKNKICLGTTGHTTGKITSGHNLIYSYLIDTFGKKLAKQYADANQQAIRFIIDTVKKYDIDCDLCIEPSYVYTTDKDNVIMINKELVAALSLGLPAEYVDLTDLPFGIEGGIRFLNQAQFHPRKYILELARIFEENGGTIYENTQAINIEPKNNIVTTTSNTITAKNIVIATHYPFYSKGHLYFAKMSPYTSYVVGASGHTKLKNGMYISCDRDTRSFRYLDTHNDRLLFIGGQSHKTGQSEDENYNFTILMDYINKLYNDVSIDYKWLAQDYITIDKVPYIGLLSNDYDNIFVGTGYGKWGMTNGTVAAMIIKDLITEGTNPWKDVFNPSRSFTLDSLRNMFADSVNTSGEFIASRFKNSKEEIENLKPTEGKVIKVDNITIGAYRDENNRLYLLDTTCPHMKCKVQFNDAEKTWDCPCHGSRFNYDGTFIDGPANRDLKKIELDTEYDYEKE; encoded by the coding sequence TTGTACGAATCTGACTCATATTGGATCAAATCAACACCTTCAACTAATTATCCTACTCTAGAAGAGGATATTTCTGTAGATTGTGTTGTAATTGGAGGTGGTATCACTGGAATAACTACTGGTCTCCTATTACAACAGCAAGGTCTCAAAACCATTATAATAGAAAAAAACAAAATATGTCTAGGAACAACAGGACATACAACTGGTAAAATAACATCTGGGCATAATCTTATATACTCCTATCTTATAGATACTTTTGGTAAAAAACTTGCGAAACAATATGCAGATGCTAATCAGCAAGCCATAAGATTTATTATTGATACAGTCAAAAAATATGATATTGATTGCGACTTATGTATTGAACCTTCTTATGTATATACTACTGATAAAGACAATGTAATAATGATAAACAAAGAACTGGTAGCGGCACTTAGTCTTGGATTACCAGCAGAATATGTTGATTTGACTGATCTTCCATTTGGTATAGAAGGTGGAATAAGATTCTTGAATCAAGCCCAATTCCATCCAAGAAAATATATATTAGAACTTGCTCGTATTTTTGAGGAAAATGGAGGAACTATCTATGAAAATACTCAAGCCATAAATATTGAGCCTAAAAATAATATTGTTACAACTACCTCTAATACCATAACTGCCAAAAACATTGTTATAGCAACTCATTATCCCTTTTATTCAAAAGGTCATTTATATTTTGCTAAGATGTCCCCTTATACCTCATATGTTGTTGGTGCTTCAGGTCATACAAAACTAAAAAATGGTATGTATATTAGTTGTGATAGGGATACACGGTCTTTCAGATATCTGGACACTCATAATGACAGGTTATTATTTATAGGTGGACAATCTCATAAAACAGGTCAAAGTGAAGATGAGAATTATAATTTCACAATTTTAATGGACTATATTAATAAATTATACAACGATGTTTCTATAGATTACAAATGGCTTGCGCAGGATTATATTACTATAGACAAAGTACCTTACATTGGTCTTTTATCTAATGATTACGATAATATTTTCGTAGGGACAGGATATGGAAAATGGGGTATGACCAATGGTACAGTTGCAGCAATGATCATCAAAGACTTAATAACCGAGGGAACCAATCCTTGGAAAGATGTATTTAATCCATCCCGCTCTTTTACTCTTGATAGTTTAAGAAACATGTTTGCAGATTCAGTTAATACTAGTGGAGAATTTATTGCAAGCAGATTCAAAAACAGTAAAGAAGAAATAGAAAACTTAAAACCCACTGAAGGTAAAGTTATAAAGGTAGATAATATAACCATTGGTGCATATCGTGATGAAAATAATAGATTATATCTACTAGATACTACCTGTCCACATATGAAATGTAAAGTACAATTCAATGATGCTGAAAAAACATGGGATTGTCCTTGTCATGGTTCCAGATTCAACTATGATGGAACATTCATTGATGGACCTGCCAACAGAGATTTGAAAAAAATAGAATTGGATACTGAGTATGATTATGAAAAAGAATAA
- a CDS encoding tocopherol cyclase family protein: MKKNKIYKMCNPVCLQGNIEKQNYFEGWYYKCVDANNKYSCAFIPGISTSTSKYKRHAFIQFIDNSNNLPLYIPFAIKSFSYSDKPFVLNISNCVFSDSKMIINIDHNDCKIKGKIVFGDFTNIERNIKLPTIMGYYRYIPFMECFHSIISLSHSLKGYMKINDRTIDFNNGTGYLEKDFGTSFPKRWIWVHSNTFNVKDTCLMCSIASIPFISKTFTGLICILYVAGKEYRFATYLKAKITKLLCSKNNLHIELSQGNYKLEIRSMCSDNNILIAPKNGNMNRKIIESMSAKIKVKLLKDDYVIFESITHNGCVEYN; encoded by the coding sequence ATGAAAAAGAATAAAATATATAAAATGTGTAACCCTGTATGTTTGCAAGGTAATATTGAAAAACAGAATTATTTTGAAGGCTGGTATTATAAATGTGTAGATGCCAACAACAAGTACTCATGTGCTTTTATTCCAGGAATTTCAACTAGTACTTCTAAGTACAAACGCCATGCATTCATCCAATTTATCGATAATTCCAATAATCTGCCCTTATACATCCCATTCGCCATAAAATCATTTTCCTATTCTGACAAGCCATTTGTACTTAATATTAGTAACTGTGTTTTTTCAGATTCAAAAATGATAATAAACATTGACCATAATGATTGTAAAATTAAAGGTAAAATTGTTTTTGGGGATTTCACTAATATAGAGAGAAATATTAAACTGCCTACCATAATGGGTTATTATAGATATATTCCATTCATGGAGTGTTTCCACAGTATAATAAGTTTGTCTCATTCTCTGAAAGGGTATATGAAAATAAATGATAGGACTATAGATTTTAATAACGGTACAGGTTATTTGGAAAAAGACTTTGGTACTTCTTTCCCCAAAAGATGGATTTGGGTACATTCCAATACCTTTAATGTAAAAGATACTTGCTTAATGTGTTCAATAGCATCCATTCCATTTATCAGTAAGACTTTCACAGGATTGATATGCATATTGTATGTAGCAGGAAAAGAATATAGATTTGCAACTTATCTAAAAGCAAAAATCACAAAACTTCTTTGTTCCAAAAATAATCTGCACATAGAATTGTCCCAAGGTAATTATAAATTGGAAATCAGAAGTATGTGCAGTGATAATAACATACTTATAGCACCTAAAAATGGCAACATGAACCGAAAAATCATAGAAAGTATGTCAGCAAAAATCAAAGTCAAATTATTAAAAGATGATTATGTCATTTTTGAATCTATTACTCATAATGGATGTGTGGAATATAACTGA
- a CDS encoding NUDIX hydrolase yields the protein MGDYIHELRKEVGNRPIILSTAGAVLIDGNDRFLMQYRCDNDTWGLPGGAIELGETVEDAAIREVFEETGLTASDLKLFNIYSGPDQHYIYPNGDEVYMVCITYYTRTYEGEIKIDGIETKDIKFFDVNDLPDKISPPIKCVVEDIIYKINNKLV from the coding sequence ATGGGAGATTACATACACGAACTGAGAAAAGAGGTTGGGAATAGACCTATAATCTTAAGTACAGCAGGAGCTGTATTGATTGATGGTAATGACCGGTTCTTAATGCAGTATAGATGTGATAATGACACATGGGGGTTACCTGGTGGCGCAATAGAATTAGGAGAAACAGTAGAAGATGCAGCAATAAGAGAAGTTTTTGAAGAAACTGGTTTAACAGCGTCTGATTTAAAATTATTCAATATATATTCTGGACCTGATCAACACTATATATACCCTAATGGAGACGAAGTATATATGGTTTGTATCACTTATTATACTAGAACTTATGAAGGTGAAATCAAAATAGATGGTATTGAAACAAAAGACATAAAATTCTTTGATGTAAATGACTTGCCAGATAAGATAAGTCCACCAATCAAATGTGTTGTAGAAGATATTATATATAAGATAAACAATAAATTAGTTTAA